The nucleotide sequence AAGTATCAATAACACCCACCACACGAAACATATTGCCTTCAAGTTTAATGGATTTGCCGACAGAGTCCTTACCACCAAAGAGTTTATTATTGGTTTCTTTACTGAGTACAACCACATACTCTTTGCTTTCATCACTTTGGTTTGACCAACCGCTGCCGTAAACAAAAGGCACATTAAACATTGAGAAAAAATCAGCTGAATTTGCTCTGCCATTGACAATAAGGGGAGCATTTCAGGATCTTCAGGTTCAATCACACCAAAAGCTTGTGCTTGCACATTTTGTCTAAAAGCTTTTTTAGCCTGCATTAAGTTACTTGAGTCAGTAAAAGTTAATTGGTCAGGTGGATTTAAACCATCGTCAAAGGGGTCATTAACATCCCAACTATCAAGCTGGACATAATACAATTGCGAGCTTTTTTCGGGGATAGGATTCGCTGACATTAAATAGTTTACGGTTACCGTGGTCATAGCCGTACCAATGCCTAAGCCGATGGCACAAATCATTAGCAGGCTTAAGCCCCAGTGCCGAGCGATACTTACCCAGGCCAGTCGTAGATAATAACTAAACATAATTTTTCCTTATTTTTGTTCTCGTGTAATCGCGTTAAATACTTAAACTATGCTTGCTCAATATGCGCTGCTATTTTCTAACTCACTGACTCGGCCATCTTTAACTTGTATTGTACGTTTGGCTCGTTGGGCTAACTGTGCGTCATGTGTCACCATAATAATGGTGGTACCTTGTTGATTGATTTCTTCAAGTAAGGTTAAAACACCTTTTGCCATTTCAGAATCGAGGTTACCGGTGGGTTCATCAGCTAATAAAAATCGTGGGCTAGTGGCAAGGGCTCTTGCAATGGCGACACGTTGTTGTTGTCCACCTGATAACTGACAAGGCAAATGTTTCATTCGCGAGGCTAGGCCGACACGTTCGAGGTTTTCTTCAATACGACGTTTACGTTCTTTGCCATTAAAACCACGGTAGCGTAATGGCACATCAACATTGTCATAAAGGTTTAGATCAGGGATCAAGTTGAAGCCTTGAAATATAAATCCTATTTTCTGGTTACGCATACGTGAACGACCATTGTCATTAAGTCTGCCAACGTCTTCGCCATCGAGTAAAAATTCACCATTGCTGTAGGTTTCAAGTAGTCCGGCGATATTTAGGAAAGTGGTTTTCCCTGAGCCAGATGGTCCGGTTACACTGAGAAAATCTCCTTCATTAACCTGCAAGCAAAAATCACGTAAGGCATGGGTTTGAATATCTGCTGTTTGGAATATTTTATTTATATTTTTCATTACTAGCATGTTGAATTCCTTATATCTTTTGAACAATTAGTTGTTGTGTTTTAAATGTTCTTATCATGATGATGCCACTGACAAAGAGCATTGCGCTTTCGTGCATAAAGTGACGATTTAAAGTTTCTATTACAGGTAAACTAACGGCTTAAATTTATGCGCTATACCAGAGAGTCAGTTTTTATTAATCACTAAGTAACACTTGTGTAGCGGCGTTAAACATATCGGTACCAGAAATAATAATTTGATCACCGACTTTTAATCCTTCTAATATTTCAACATGGCTTAAGCTACGGGCACCGGTGGTAATCGCTGTTTTTTCGGCTAAACCATTCGCTACTTTATAAGCGAAGCGCCCGCCGCTACTCTCTAAAAACTGTCCTCGCTTAACTTGTAATATATTTTGCTTATGCTCTAAAATTATCTGAGTATTTAAACGTTGGTTCTGACGGAGTTTTTTTGGAATGTTATGAGTGAAACGCACTCGCCCAGTAACCTGATTATTCAGTATTTCGGGGGAAATCGTTACCAGACGAGCACGAAAGGGTTGTTGTTCAAATTGAATGTTAACGTCCATTCCTATCGCTAAATCGTCGGCATAACTTTCCGGTATTTCAATTTCAACTTCAAACTGTGATAAATCGACAATGGTTAAAATGGCTTGGTTTTTACTTAAAAATGTTTTGTTATCAGTATTGAGATTACCGACAATACCATTGACAGGGGAGGCTATATTTAAACCATCCACTTGGCGCTGTAATTCTTTTACCAATAAGGTCTGACGTCTAATATCGAGTTGCAAGGATTGGCTGTCAAAGTCTAAGCTTTCTAGATTTAACGCCGCATCTTGTACCGCGTGTTTATGCTGCAGGTTTGCTTGAGCTAATTCATCTTGCGCCTTTTCAAAGTCAATTTGGCTAATCGCGCTTTTTTTATAACCTAAATCAGCACGGCGTTTCTCTCTGTTAGCCGTAACGAGTTTGACATTTGCTAGGTCGACCGCCTTTTGATCAATGAGTGTTTGCTTTTTTGTCTGAATTTTTTGGCGATCAAAACTTGATTGCAAACTTTCTAACGTGGTTTGTTGTTGAAATAAACGACTGTTAAGCTCTGGACTTTCTAACTTAGCAAGAATTTGCCCTTGTTTGACTTCATGACCCGCCTCGATCAGTAAAGTGATTGTGCCATCAGCAGGGCTGTAAACTGTTGGACTTACCGCAGCTACGACTCGACCTAATACTGAAATATCCCGAGTAAAATCACCTTGTGTGATCGTGGCAATGCGCACACGATCTAATGAGATAGATTTTTCTGCTTTGCTCCAGCGAGATGCTGAAGGCGCAACTTGCCAGATAATACATGCGGTTACTATTGTTATTAATATAATGGTTATGAAGCGTTTTTTAGGCGTAGCACTTGGTTTTAATTTTATATCTTGTTCACTAGTATCTTTTATCGACATGACTTTCCCCCACGAATGTCAAATCAGTGCTTTATCTCTTAGCAAGGCCATTTGCTGAAGTGCACTGATATAGATTAAGTAGCATCGAGATGGGAAAAGGTTTAAAAGTAATTAAATTATTTTGATGTGTGCTTGTTTTTAAATTCAGCAGTTTGAATAACGTTTTACAAATAACGTAGGCAATGAGGTCTTGTTTAAATTGTTTACTGGCATGGCTAAACCTTGCCAGAACAAAGTTTTTCGCTACCCTTTGCTTGAGTTAAATAGGTTTAGTTAGTTCGCTTGAGTTGATGAAATTCTTTAATGAAACTCATCGTTTGGGCTTTCTTTATGTCGCCATTGAACAATGAAAGCAAGCAATAAAAGTAGCAATGGAATAGTAAAATCGATGGTTCGAGTGAAACGGGCGTAAGGTGTTAATCCTGTCACTAAAGGTACTTCTGTACTGAGTACTGCTTCTTCAAATTGTGGAATTTTCTTCACAATATTGCCCTGGTGATCAACAACCGCAGTAATACCATTGTTAGTGGCACGTAAGAACGGTCGACCGAATTCTAGTGCACGCATTCTTACAATCTCTAAATGTTGATGTGGTCCATGTGAGTCACCAAACCAGGCGTCATTGCTGACGGTTAATAACAAGTCAGTTTGATTAGAGAAATTAGCACTGAGCTGATCTGAAAAAGCGACTTCAAAACAAATGAGTGGTAATAAATGATAGCCATTGGCAATGAGGTTATCTTGAACATACTCACCGCGACTAAAAGAAGACATCGGTAAATTAAAAAATGGCGCTAAAGGTCTTAACCAATCAGCGAATGGAACAAATTCACCAATAGGAAGTAGATGATGCTTGGCGTAGCGGTTTTTATTATTGTATTGATAGCTACCATTGTCATCACTGGGAGTATGTTTACCAAGTACCACTAAATTATTATAATAATTCTTAGTGTCCATATCGTAGTCAATAATGCCTGAAATAATCGCGCTGTTATTGAGTAGAGCGGAGCTTTGCGCTATTTGTAAAAAGTCTTGCGCTTGTGTGCTAGGTTCGATAGCGGTAATGGCAGATTCTGGCCAAATAATAATATCTGCAGGGTAGTGCTGGCGGGTAAGATCTAAGTATTTTAGCATGGTCGGCCAAGTTAACTCGGGTGCCCATTTCATTTCCTGTTTGATATTACCTTGTATCATCAACGTTTTGACTGATTTACCTGTCGGTGAAACCCAAACAGTATCCTGTAAAGCTAAGCTAGCGATACTCACCGCGGCAAGTAAGCCAATGTTTAGGTAGCGCTTACGCTGTTTAATGATGTAAACCATGGCAATGCTGATGGTAATAACCACCGCACTAAGACCTTTCTCGCCAATAATAGGGGCAAAAGCAGCTAAAGGACCGTCTATTTGACTGTAACCTAAGGTTAACCAAGGAAAGCCAGTAAGTAATACGCCACGTAAAAATTCAGCAAGTAGCCAAAAAGGTAACAAAAGCCATAGGTTTAATTTTTTCTGATAAGAAAATCGACCAGCCAAATAACAGGCTAAAGCAAGAAACAAAGCTAAATATAAGCACAATAGTAGCATCAAAAGTAATGATACAGGCAAAGGCAGGCCACCAAACTGGTCGATACTGACATGTACCCAGCTAATACCAGCAGAAAACCAGCCAAAGGCAAAAATGAAGCCTTGTTTTGCTGCTGCTCTAGGAGGTTTACCCTGCAGTGAATATAACCATGATGGCAATATGATTGCCATCAGCCAATAATAAGAAAATGGTGCATAGCAGAGTACTAATGCAAGGCCTAATAAGAGGCTGATACTATTTTCTTTATTTATTATATTGCTTTTAATTCGTTTAAAGGCGTTATTTAGCATAAAGTTTAGTCAGTGACTTTACCTGTAACGGCGTGCTCTTTGGGGACGGTGATTTGCAGAGTCTGAATTCTTCGACGGTCAGCAGCGGTTACTTTAAACATCACTTTATTGATGGTAATTTTCTCACCTTTTTTCGGCATGTGACCAAAGTGCTGTAAAACAATACCGCCGATGGTGTCCGCGTCACTTTCATTAAACTTAAAGTTAAAGTAATTATTAAAGTCGGCAATATCGGTTAATGATTTTACTTGATAAACTTGGCCAGCAAGATATTTTATGTCTTCTTCCATAGCATCATCGGTTTCATCTTCAATTTCACCCACGATAAGTTCAAGAATATCCTCAATGGTAACGACACCAGAAACTCCGCCGTATTCATCAACAACAATCGCCATATGATAACGCTGTTGACGAAATTCTTTTAAAAGCGGATCAACCTTTTTACTCTCCGGCACAATAATCGCTGGACGAATAACTTGCGCGATAGTGAAAGTGTCTTCTACTCGATTAAAGCCATAGGCTAATAAATCTTTCGCTAATAATATCCCTTCAACATCATCGATATCGTCATTAATCACAGGAAACCTTGAGTGACCAGATTCAACGATAACAGACAACGACTTCTGCAATGGATCATTAATATCTAAGGTGATCATTTGCGAGCGAGGTATCATAATATCGCGTACTCGCATATCAGATACTTCGAGAACACCTTCGATCATTTGCTTAATCTCAGGATTAATGAATTCGTGATCTTCTGCATCATTGATTGCATTAACCAATTGGTTTTTGCTTCTCGGTTCCCCAGTAAACACTTGTATAATTTTATCCAAGAGTGATTTATGTGAAGAACCGTTACTAGAATGGGGTTGGTCGTCGCTCATAGAGCTTTGTTAATTCCTTGTTGTTTGAATTTAGTATCCATTAACTGTTTGGTTATTTTGTAACCTATTGTGGCTAATTTCAAGTGCTAAATTACTGTTTACCTCTTCAGTAACCGTTTTACTGAAGTAGATCAAATAATGATTAAGTGTTTTCCACCCAACCGCTTAATAAAATGTCGGATGGGGAAGATATTATACTGCTAGTTTGACTCATAGGGAGTAGGAAAGCCCAAACCGGTAATTATGTTAGTTTCCAGTGCTTCCATTTCTTCTGCTTCAGCGTCTTCAATATGGTCAAAACCTAATAAATGTAGGCAGCCATGTACAACCATATGGGCCCAGTGGGCATTGAATTTTTTATTTTGTTCAATAGCTTCTTGCTCAACAACTTCAACGCAAATAATCAAGTCACCTAATAAATCAAGATCAATGCCATCAGGCACTTCAAAGGGAAAAGATAAAACATTCGTTGCTTTGTCTTTGCCTCGATATTGATGATTAAGCTGTTGGCTTTCAATTACTTCAACTAACCTAATAGTAAGTTCAAATGATTTATTGTATGGCGCAAGCGCTGCCTCAACCCAGCTTTGAAACTGCTGGTGATCAGGCACTACTTTATCACCACAAGCCAATTGCAAATCAACGACAATACTAGGACCGTTACTCGCCATGTTTGCTTTCGCTGTTATGATTTAATGCTTCTGCTTTTTGTTGCTGTTCACGATACTGTTGCTGCTTTTCACTTTTTAAGCGGCTTTCCTTTTGCTCAAATGCTTCATAAGCTTCTACTATATGAGCGACAACAGGATGACGGACAACATCTTTTGCTTGAAAAAAGTTGAAACTAACGCCGGGAATATCTACCAATACTTCAATGGCATGACGTAAGCCTGATTTTTGTGAGCGCGGTAAATCTACTTGTGTAATGTCGCCGGTGATCACTGCGCGTGAGTTAAAGCCAATACGAGTTAAGAACATTTTCATTTGTTCTACGGTCGTATTCTGACTTTCATCAAGAATAATAAAAGCATCGTTTAAGGTTCTGCCACGCATATAAGCGAGTGGTGCAACCTCAATAACATTACGTTCAATCAGTTTTTCAACCTTTTCAAAACCAAGCATTTCAAATAAGGCATCGTATAATGGGCGTAAGTAAGGGTCTACTTTCTGTGATAAATCACCAGGTAAAAAACCAAGTTTTTCACCTGCCTCTACTGCTGGACGTGTCAGTAATATTCGTCTGACTTCTTGACGCTCTAAAGCATCAACTGCGCAAGCAACCGCTAGATAAGTTTTACCCGTACCAGCAACACCAACACCAAAGCTAATGTCATTGGTGATCACATTTTGTACGTAACTTTGTTGATTTTCGTTACGAGGTTTGATGACACCACGTTTGGTTTTTATCGTCACCATATCATCATACTTAGCATCTAACTTACTTGGAACTGCCTCTAACACTCCGGCTTCTACAATCGCTAGGTGCAGCATTTTAGCGCTAATCGTGATGGACTTACCTTTAACGGTTTCAGTTTCAAGGTAAAGGTCAATTAATATTTTCTTAACAGCTTCAGTATGTAAACTTTTACCCGTAATTTTAAATTCATGACTTCTATAGCTGATTTCAACACCCATTCGACGTTCTAAGGTCTTTAGGTTGTCATCCATTGGGCCACATAAATTCGCCAGTCGATTATTATCGGCGGGTGATAAGGTGAAGTTTATACTGATATTTTTACTCAATTGCTGCTCCTAAATACATAAAAATAAAATGGCAGGTGTTTATAGTTCTGCCATTTACTCTTTCATAAAATAACAATTAGCTAGGCTGTCTAGTGCTTATGTAGTTAGCACTAAGGTAATTAACGTTTACCAAGTTAATTACTTAAGGTGTAAAAGTTGCGACACCCAATTCATTAATCGAATCTTGTTCTACTTGGTGATGACTATTCGCTAAAATATCAGCCGGCGAATGTGCTATACGCAAGCCCATTTCGCTTTCTTGACGAACCAGTTCACCACGAAGTGAGTTGGCGTAAACATCGGTGATTTTTACATCAACAAATTGGCCAATGACAGTATGCGGTGCAACAAAATTGACGATACGGTTATTCTCTGTACGTCCACGCAGCTCCATCGGGTTTTTCTTCGAAGGACCTTCAACTAATATACGTTGCTCAGTATCTAGCATATGGCGGGCAATGCGCAATGCTTGTTGAGTAATACGGTCTTGTAATATTTGTAAGCGTTGTTTCTTTATATCATCGCTAATGTCATCAACCATATCTGCAGCGGGTGTGCCAGGGCGAGCGCTGTAGATAAAGCTGAAACTTAAATCAAAATTTACCGCTTTGATTAAGTTCATTGTTGCTTCAAAGTCAGCGTCAGTTTCACCAGGGAAACCAATAATGAAATCAGATGACATACAAATATCAGGACGAACTTTTTTTAATTTACGAATTTGAGATTTGTATTCTATAGCCGTGTGGCCACGTTTCATTTGCGTTAAAATTCGATCTGAACCACTTTGTACTGGCAAGTGTAAATGACTTACAAGCTCAGGTACGTCAGCATAAACATCTATAATGTCGTCAGTAAATTCAATTGGATGTGATGTGGTGTAGCGAATGCGGTCAATACCATCAATAGTCGCTATTAAACGTAATAATTCAGAAAAACGACAGATAGTGCCATCGTGTGAGTCACCACGGTAACCATTAACATTTTGGCCAAGTAGGTTTACTTCACGTACACCTTGTTCAGCCAATTGGGCAATTTCATATAGCACGTCATCAAGCGGACGACTAACTTCTTCACCACGCGTGTATGGCACAACACAGAAAGTACAGTATTTACTACAGCCTTCCATAATTGACACAAACGCGGTTGCGCCATCGGCTTTAGGTTCAGGCAAGCGGTCAAATTTTTCAATTTCAGGAAAACTAACATCAACAACATGGCTTTTGTTGCCAGTAACTTGTTGGATCATCTCAGGTAAACGGTGCAAAGTTTGCGGACCAAAAACAATGTCTACATAAGGTGCACGTTGACGAATAGCGTCGCCTTCTTGTGAAGCAACACAACCACCGACACCGATAACAAGTTCAGGTTTATTGACCTTTAAGTTTTTCCAACGACCTAACTGGTGAAAAACTTTTTCTTGCGCTTTTTCGCGAATAGAGCAGGTGTTTAGTAAGATTACATCCGCATCCTCAGCTTCTTCGGCTAACACAAAGCCATGGGTAGAGTCCAAAAGTTCTGCCATCTTCTGCGAGTCATACTCGTTCATCTGACAGCCCCAAGTTTTGATATATAGCTTTTTACTCATTTATTCACGCCTAATGTTTCTATGAAATTGATTCTAGTTTTTGCTAGAGAATTTAAGGAGGCACATTTTACTCTTTCTTTGCCTATGATGCTAGTTTAGAAATATTAGCTGATAAAATTAGTTAAGGTCATCATTAAATCTTCCTTAGCGGTATCGACATTATCATTTCACTGCCGTGACCCTGGTTATCATAAGTATGAAATGTTGCATTAAATTTATTGGCGACCTGGCGAATATAATACATAGCCATATCGAAATTAATTTTACTGCTAAAATGTGCAAAGCTTTGTTCGTTATCTGTTATTTTAAGCCAAACCTTTTCATTCACTTCATTAATGCTAACAGTGAAAATACCGCCATTATCATTGGTAATAGCTGCGTGAATTGCTTCATAGATAATACGATAAATAGCGGTTTGTATAGCGTGGTTTATTTTATCTTCCACAATATCTAATTTTACTGTGACTAACACGTGATACTGCTGATGAAAATAATCAGCGAGATAGGGCAATGCTAAGGTTAGTGAATTGCCAGATAGACTACTGGGAGCTACGTGATTGTTTTTTGTTGATAGTTGAGCTAAGCACTCTTCTATAAGTAGTGGGGCATTTTTCAGCACTTGATTATCATAGGCTGAGTGACTGATGATAGTGTCTGCTTGTTTTCTTTGCTCTGGAGGGAAAATAGATTGTAGCTTGA is from Colwellia sp. Arc7-635 and encodes:
- a CDS encoding ABC transporter ATP-binding protein — encoded protein: MLVMKNINKIFQTADIQTHALRDFCLQVNEGDFLSVTGPSGSGKTTFLNIAGLLETYSNGEFLLDGEDVGRLNDNGRSRMRNQKIGFIFQGFNLIPDLNLYDNVDVPLRYRGFNGKERKRRIEENLERVGLASRMKHLPCQLSGGQQQRVAIARALATSPRFLLADEPTGNLDSEMAKGVLTLLEEINQQGTTIIMVTHDAQLAQRAKRTIQVKDGRVSELENSSAY
- a CDS encoding efflux RND transporter periplasmic adaptor subunit, which produces MSIKDTSEQDIKLKPSATPKKRFITIILITIVTACIIWQVAPSASRWSKAEKSISLDRVRIATITQGDFTRDISVLGRVVAAVSPTVYSPADGTITLLIEAGHEVKQGQILAKLESPELNSRLFQQQTTLESLQSSFDRQKIQTKKQTLIDQKAVDLANVKLVTANREKRRADLGYKKSAISQIDFEKAQDELAQANLQHKHAVQDAALNLESLDFDSQSLQLDIRRQTLLVKELQRQVDGLNIASPVNGIVGNLNTDNKTFLSKNQAILTIVDLSQFEVEIEIPESYADDLAIGMDVNIQFEQQPFRARLVTISPEILNNQVTGRVRFTHNIPKKLRQNQRLNTQIILEHKQNILQVKRGQFLESSGGRFAYKVANGLAEKTAITTGARSLSHVEILEGLKVGDQIIISGTDMFNAATQVLLSD
- the lnt gene encoding apolipoprotein N-acyltransferase codes for the protein MLNNAFKRIKSNIINKENSISLLLGLALVLCYAPFSYYWLMAIILPSWLYSLQGKPPRAAAKQGFIFAFGWFSAGISWVHVSIDQFGGLPLPVSLLLMLLLCLYLALFLALACYLAGRFSYQKKLNLWLLLPFWLLAEFLRGVLLTGFPWLTLGYSQIDGPLAAFAPIIGEKGLSAVVITISIAMVYIIKQRKRYLNIGLLAAVSIASLALQDTVWVSPTGKSVKTLMIQGNIKQEMKWAPELTWPTMLKYLDLTRQHYPADIIIWPESAITAIEPSTQAQDFLQIAQSSALLNNSAIISGIIDYDMDTKNYYNNLVVLGKHTPSDDNGSYQYNNKNRYAKHHLLPIGEFVPFADWLRPLAPFFNLPMSSFSRGEYVQDNLIANGYHLLPLICFEVAFSDQLSANFSNQTDLLLTVSNDAWFGDSHGPHQHLEIVRMRALEFGRPFLRATNNGITAVVDHQGNIVKKIPQFEEAVLSTEVPLVTGLTPYARFTRTIDFTIPLLLLLLAFIVQWRHKESPNDEFH
- a CDS encoding transporter associated domain-containing protein, translated to MSDDQPHSSNGSSHKSLLDKIIQVFTGEPRSKNQLVNAINDAEDHEFINPEIKQMIEGVLEVSDMRVRDIMIPRSQMITLDINDPLQKSLSVIVESGHSRFPVINDDIDDVEGILLAKDLLAYGFNRVEDTFTIAQVIRPAIIVPESKKVDPLLKEFRQQRYHMAIVVDEYGGVSGVVTIEDILELIVGEIEDETDDAMEEDIKYLAGQVYQVKSLTDIADFNNYFNFKFNESDADTIGGIVLQHFGHMPKKGEKITINKVMFKVTAADRRRIQTLQITVPKEHAVTGKVTD
- the ybeY gene encoding rRNA maturation RNase YbeY, with the translated sequence MASNGPSIVVDLQLACGDKVVPDHQQFQSWVEAALAPYNKSFELTIRLVEVIESQQLNHQYRGKDKATNVLSFPFEVPDGIDLDLLGDLIICVEVVEQEAIEQNKKFNAHWAHMVVHGCLHLLGFDHIEDAEAEEMEALETNIITGLGFPTPYESN
- a CDS encoding PhoH family protein yields the protein MDDNLKTLERRMGVEISYRSHEFKITGKSLHTEAVKKILIDLYLETETVKGKSITISAKMLHLAIVEAGVLEAVPSKLDAKYDDMVTIKTKRGVIKPRNENQQSYVQNVITNDISFGVGVAGTGKTYLAVACAVDALERQEVRRILLTRPAVEAGEKLGFLPGDLSQKVDPYLRPLYDALFEMLGFEKVEKLIERNVIEVAPLAYMRGRTLNDAFIILDESQNTTVEQMKMFLTRIGFNSRAVITGDITQVDLPRSQKSGLRHAIEVLVDIPGVSFNFFQAKDVVRHPVVAHIVEAYEAFEQKESRLKSEKQQQYREQQQKAEALNHNSESKHGE
- the miaB gene encoding tRNA (N6-isopentenyl adenosine(37)-C2)-methylthiotransferase MiaB, with the protein product MSKKLYIKTWGCQMNEYDSQKMAELLDSTHGFVLAEEAEDADVILLNTCSIREKAQEKVFHQLGRWKNLKVNKPELVIGVGGCVASQEGDAIRQRAPYVDIVFGPQTLHRLPEMIQQVTGNKSHVVDVSFPEIEKFDRLPEPKADGATAFVSIMEGCSKYCTFCVVPYTRGEEVSRPLDDVLYEIAQLAEQGVREVNLLGQNVNGYRGDSHDGTICRFSELLRLIATIDGIDRIRYTTSHPIEFTDDIIDVYADVPELVSHLHLPVQSGSDRILTQMKRGHTAIEYKSQIRKLKKVRPDICMSSDFIIGFPGETDADFEATMNLIKAVNFDLSFSFIYSARPGTPAADMVDDISDDIKKQRLQILQDRITQQALRIARHMLDTEQRILVEGPSKKNPMELRGRTENNRIVNFVAPHTVIGQFVDVKITDVYANSLRGELVRQESEMGLRIAHSPADILANSHHQVEQDSINELGVATFTP